CGGTGATCTTGGGCAGGTCGGCCGCGGAGTCCATTCCTTCGGGCATCGATGGCGTGCCGTCGAAATCCGAACCCAATCCCACGTGATCGATTCCCGCAACTTTGGCGATGTGATCGATGTGATCGGTGATGTCGTCGAAGGGTGGACGCGGGATCTTCGCCGCCCATTCCTTCGCGACCTTATCGCTTTCCCAATACCGGGTAACCGGATCGGCGTCTTTGTATTTTTCTTCGACGGCATCGATGGCAGCCTTGCGGTCCTTTGCCTGGGCTTCGTAAGCCTTGCGCCAGTTCTCATCCACAAAAGCCGAGTAGTAGTTGACCATCACCACGCCGCCCTGGCGGGCGATCGCGCGCAGCATGTCGTCTGTCATGTTGCGAGGATGATTCGTTAGTGCGCGTGCCGACGAGTGCGAAGCGATCACCGGAGCACGGCTCACGAGCAGCGTGTCATAGAACGTTTTATCCGACACATGCGAAATGTCGACGATCATTCCCAAGCGGTTCATTTCGCGCACAACGTCCTTGCCGAAGTCGGTCAGCCCGTTGTGGTGCTGAACCGAAGGATCGTCGATATCGCCCGAAGAATCCGCCCATTCATTCGTATTTGACCAGGTGAGCGTCATATAGCGGACGCCTAGATGGTAGTAATCGCGCAATAGTCGGATATCGTTCTCGATCGAGTGCCCGCCCTCGATGCCCATCAGCGCGGCAAGCTTGTGCTCGCGGTGCGCGAACTCAAGTCCGGTCGTGGTGAACACCATTACCATCTTGTCCGGATGCTTCGCCGCCTGCTGATAAACAGCGTCGATCAGATCGAGCGTGCGGTGGGCATACTGTCCTTTGAATTCAGTAGGCTCGACCCATATCGAGAAGAACTCTGCTCCAAGATTTCCCGCTTTAGCCTTGGCGAAATCCAAGTTGCCTTTATCGCCAGCCGGAGGATTGGCCATGTCGAAGTTTTCATCGAGCAGGCGCTGCGTCGTGTCAGCGTGAGTGTCGATGATGAGAGCTGAGTTGTTAATTTGTCTGGCTAACGCGGAAGCGGAAGAAGACTTGCCCGTCTTTTTTGACGGTTTTGCCTGAGCCATAAGCAATGAAGATGAAGTGAAGAAGCTAACCACCGCACACAGCAGAATCCGTGGCAGCATCGTCGTTTGTGAATCCTCGATAAGATGAAATGAAAGGCCGCTTACGCGGCCTTCTCGGATTCTACACGACGGAATTTTCTAGGCTGAGCTATTGTGTCGGAGGAAGCGGCGGAAGCACTGGCGCTTCCGGAGCCGGCTCGGGCGTAACCGTAGCCTTGGTCTGAATCGCAACAGGATACGGATACCGCTGCGAAACCATCACGTGGAAGCAAGCCTGACGGCGCTCTTCTTCCGGCTCAATCACATCTTGCTGCTTCAGATTTGCAAGATAATCGGCGATCCATTTGTGCTGCTTGCGAGTCAGTCCGCGTTTGGCGATGTCAACCGTAGTGCCGGCAAGGTGCGAGGAAGCCACTTCGCCCTCAGCCGGAGCGGCATTGTGGTTGTGCCGCATCAGCTTGCGCTGTTGCTCCATGGTGCGTACGGCTGAGTTCACCTCGATCGGCTTGTGGAACTTTTCGTAGAACTCTCGGCCCATGTCATCGACGAACTGCGCCGTCCACGGACGCGCATAGCGACGCGTATCCTTCAGCGAAGGACTGATGGTTACGTATTGCGTATCTTCGAGCCGAACCAGTACGCCGCGTTCTTCAAGCTGCTGCAGCTGCTCATCATCTTCGATCCGCTGCAACCCCGCCTGATCGATTTCAAGATTCTGTTTGAGCAGCGAATCGCGCGATCCGCGCAACTCCGGCGCAACCGGCGGCCCGTAGTAGCGCAGCCGGCGCAGATGCGCGTGCCGGCGATGGCGGTGTGAAGAAGAAAGGTGACGCGTGGTCGACCGGCGCGGCACATTGTGCACGCTAGCCTGGGCCGACACCGCAATCATGGCCGAGAGCAGAATGAGATAGAAACGGCGCATTTGTCCCTAGGTCCCTGAGTTCTCCAGAGTTCAGCTACAGCTTCTCTGGATTGTACCTAAGATGCAACTGGGTATTTATCTGGTTCCCTCTTTAGTAACAACAATTTGCATCTGTAGGTGAATTCGGCCAGTGGACTTTCGTGCCTTGCTTTGCGCAGTAAAGCTCCTGTGTAAGCAGATTCAACAACATACGTTGTGGAACACACCGGTGTGCTATCCTGCCGAGCGCTTTTCCCTCTCAATTCTTGCCGATTCCGCTCTTCAACACGGTGCTGCTGGACATATCGATCTGGGCGGTCTGCGTCATCGCATTGGTGGTCTTCGCCCGGTTGTCGGCGACGCATCCTGCGACGCCGTATGTCATCTTTCACGGCTGGTTTGTCACAGGTCGCGCTCTCGCCATTCTCAATGGCGCCCCGACGCTGTTCTCCCGGCCGGGAGGCGATCCTGTAGACGCAAATGAAATCGCTCGCGCCGTGCTCCTGGCGGACGCCGCTCTAATCGCCATGACTGGTGCATGGATTCTCGCGGCACACCGAAATGCACGAGGCGAGTCTCCGTTCCACTTCGAGCCGATGCCGCTAAGGCGCGACCTCATTCGACTGGTCGCCGCGTTTGCGATCCCCCTCGGCACAATCGCCATGCTCCTGTGGAGTAGGGTTCCCGGGCTTGAGGCTCCCGCGTTTGCGGCAAGGTGGGCAGATTCAAGTTGGGCTGTGGTCGCAGAGTCGTGGGTCGGACTCGGTTTGCTGGCGCTGATCTACTCTGGCGGTTTCAAAATGGTGCTGACTGCGCCGTTTGTAGCCTATCTTGTGCTGGCTGGTTACCAGGGCAACTTCCGTTTTCGCTTACTTATTCCCTTGATCCTGCTAGTGCAGATCTATGTCGATCGTCAGGGCAAGAGATGGCCATCAACGAGGGCATGTATAGCGCTTCTGGCGTGCGCGGTCCTCTTTTTTCCCTTAAAGGGAATTGGACAAGGTTTGCAGGCCGGAGCCGAACCTGCTGCGCTTTGGCAGAGCACCCAACGCCAGATTGCGAATGTTTTTCGCGGAACTCATCCCGACGAGATGATTCTGGATGAACTCGCGAGCACGCTCACCCTTGCTGATCAGCACGGAAAGCTCTTTTGGGGAAGAACCTACTCAGGGATACTCACGGTTGCTGTCCCCCGACAGTGGTGGCCAGAAAAGCCGGGTCTCGCAGATTTTGAAAAAGAAATCTCAACCGCCGCGAGACCCATCGCGGCGGACGGCATGGTTGTGACCATGCTCGGCGAATTTTATTTGAACTTCTGGTATCCGGGAGTGATCCTGCTCTCGTTCGCGACTGCTTATCTGTTGGGACGAGCATTCGACGCAGCATATCGAAGGAGCTACTTCACCCTCGCGCGATTCGCATATCTACTTGTGGCCTGCAACCTGATTCAGGTCTTCCGGGACGGGCTCATCTCGTTGTTTGTCTTTGTCGCGATTAACATGATGCCGCTCATGGCAATCGTCCTCTTGCATTTCGTCTATCCCGCGCGCGTGGTTCGATCGAGTCCTCTCCTGCAAACTCCGCGTGTGCGAGCAGGTGTTACGGAGCAGAGGGTGAGCTAATGCGAATTCTGCTCATTCATCAAGCTTTCTGCGGCCCGAATGATCCCGGCGGAACGCGCCATTACGAGATCGCGTTGAGACTGGCGGCTCAAGGACACGAAGTCACAATTGTGACAAGCCGGTACAGTTACCTGACCGGCACTGCGAAGGACCATTGCATTTATCCAGCCGGCATGCGACTCCTTTTCGCATCAACGTTGGGCGATCTGCACAAAAGATACGTTCAGCGACTGTTAGCCTTCCTCAGTTTTGCCATCACTTCCTTTTTTGTGGCAGTGCGCTCGGGACCGCACGACATCGTTTTGGGAACTTCTCCTCCGATATCTCAGTGTTTTCCTGCGCTCTGTGTTGCGCTGCTTCGCAAGAAACCGTTTGTGCTGGAGGTGCGCGATCTCTGGCCTGAATTTGCAATTGCACTCGGCCTTTTGCGCAATCCGTTGCTCATTGGCGCCACCAAAAGTTCGGAAAAGCTTTTATATCGATTTGCCAGCGCAATCGTTGTGAATTCCCCAGGGTATACAAGCTACTTACAGCAACAGGGTGTTCCGCAATCGAAGATCGTCCTGGTCGCGAATGGTGTCGATCCATCCGCGTTCAATCCAGACGATAAAGGCGAGGAGTTTCGAGCAGCGTACGGCTTGGCCAACAGCTTTGTCGTGATGTACACCGGCGCGCTCGGATTGGCAAACGGAGCTGAATCTCTTTTAGAGGCCGCTTCCCTCCTGCGACATGAATCCGATCTCAACTTCGTGATTGTTGGTGACGGCAAACACAGATCCAACTTGCAGCAAATGGCACGAGATCTTGGCTTAGCAAACGTGCTGTTCGTGCCGGCACAGCCGAAGACACGCATGCCTGGAATTCTGGCTGCCGCGGATGTCTGTGTTGCTACACTCGCGAATGTCTCCTCGTTGCAGGTCACATATCCGAATAAGATATTCGACTACATGGCAGCCGGCAGGCCTACAGTGCTCGCGATCGAGGGTCCGATTCGGGAAGTCATCCAAGCCTCAGGAGGAGGGCTCTGTGTCAATCCGGGAGATACTAGTGCACTCGCAGAAGCGCTCCTGCGATTGCGACAATCCCCGCTGTTGAGAACCGAAATGGGACTCAAAGCACGATCGTACGTTGAAATTCACTTCAACCGCGCCGTCCAGGCTAAGCAGTTTGCCGACCTGCTCGAACGTATTGTTTCTCTACACGAGCAGAACGCGTTAGAACGTAAACGCTTCCGTATCGAGCCTGCAAGCTGAACCGATGCGCATGTTGTAGTTGCTGAATCAGGCGTTCGGAGTCGCTGTATTCACGCTGGTGTAGCTCGACTATGATTTGCTCGCAGTTTCTAAAGGCCTCGAATTCTTCAGCGAGGAGCTCTATCTCGAGCCCTTCGATATCGCAGACCAGCGCATATTCCCCAACACCAAGGTGAGCAATCAAGTCGCTCATAGTCGTGCCTTCGACTGTTAGCGACCCTCCGTGGCATACCTGAGGTGTGTGTCCACTCAGATTCGTATTGCCTCGCACGAAACTCTGCTCACCTGAGATATTCGAGATTGCGCGATTCAGAATTGTTACTCCGCAATTGATTCCATTGATTTTCAGGTTTTGCTCGAACAATTTCACGAGGTCAGGATCAGGCTCGATAGCGTAAAGATGACGATCGATCGCGAGCTTGCGGCGAATATGGCAAGAGAGAACGCCAATGCTGGCGCCTAGTTCGATCACATCAAGGTCACTGCGGAGGTGCCGACATACCGCCCGAATCTCGGCGCTTTCGTAGGTGCGAAACAGGAGTTGCGATTTGACCTCAGGAGCGAGGCCGTTGCTGTGGATGCGCAATCCTCGCGACGGTATTCGCTCGTCAAAAAGTTTGCCGATTGCGATCCCGACTGGTTTCAGCTCAGTCACGTGGGCCACGCGGGTCTTTAAAGATTGGAGCACGCGCATTTTTAGTGGGCGCCAACGGCCAATGCGTTCCTCCCCCGCGGCTTCCAAGCAGATCCGCGAACGTGTCGATGAACAACCTGCTCGTACAACTTTTCGGCCTGCGCCATCACCTTGCTTCGGTCGGCCCTGGCCTGGATCAAATCGCGATTTGCACATGCTGCATGCCTTTTCAGTTCCGTATCATTCAATGCGCGGACCATTGCAGCTGCAAGGGATTCTGGACTGCTCTCATCGCAGAACAGCCCGTTCTGTTCGTGAGTAATCCATTCTTTGACCGACTCAACGCCGCCCACCACCGGAAGGCATCCGCACGCCATCGATTCTAGTAACGAATTCGGAGTGCCGTCGTGCGAGCTCGGCGAAACCATTACTTCCGACGCGGCAAACAGCCGAGCAAGGTCTTCCTTTTCCAAAACGGGGAGCAGGAGCACCGAGTCCGAGATTCCCATGCTTCTCACCCACCGCTCAGCGGTTTTGTTTCCCTGCATGCCAGGAGCGATGAAGAAAGCATCCGGTACTTGCCGCAGTACCAGGGGGATAGCCTTGAAGAAGGTCTCATTGCGTACGTAGGCACGAATGCCCCGTGGATTGATTACCAATTGCCGATTGCCTGGAATTCTGAAGCGCATTAGAACACTTGGTTCTCGCTGCAGACGGAAATAGAAGCCGGTATCTATCCCTCCATTGCCGGGCAGGACTGCAATTGGTTTCTGCTCGGAAAACCCGCCGGCTATTGCGAGCTTGCGATCGCGTTCACAATCGCAGTGCAGTCCGTCAGCGCGCCGCAGAGCAGCATCAGTGAGCTTACCTAGCCGCCGATAGCGTTCCGCGAACAACGTGAGGTCATTTCCCCAAACGGAAATGAGCAGCGGCGCAGAGCTGACCGCTCCAGCCGCGAACAGCCCTTCATAGGGCAAGCGCAACGCGTGTACAAGATCGGGCTTGAGTTCAGAAATGACCCGTGCCAGAGCCGCTGATCGTAAACGTATGCTCAGAGGCGCCGACCAGGCTCGCAGGTGCATCTGCAAGCTTACGGGCAGAGTAGGCACCCGCATTGCAGGTCGCCTCGACGAAGTCTGTCCATTCAGTCCACTATTCGTCCACTTAGTCCACACCAGAGGAAACTGAATGGTAGTCGCTCCCGGTATCTCGTGATCGCTACACGGATATGAACTGATTACAGTGATTCGGTAGTCCTTCCCGACGAAGTACGAGATCCAGCTCTTCGCGATCGGACTGCGCGCGTCGGCGATGTAGCAGATATGCACTGAAGCTCAGGTTTGCGACACACTGCGGTGAATGGCCGAGATCATATGCGCATAACGTGCCTTCGGCAAAGCACTTCCAAAGCGTTTCGGCTTCATGTGCTGCGCTGTTTACGAATGCGCTCGAGCAGGGACACCAGAGACGACCACGTTGGGGGGAATGTCATCAGTTACTACCGCTCCTGCTCCAATCACTGCATGCGCGCCAATGCGCTTCCCGGGAAGCACAACTGCGCCAATCCCAATTTGGGCGAAGTCGCTAATCTCCACACCACCGCCCGTGACGCAGCGCGGTGCGAGATGTGCATACCGATTGATTTTCACATCATGTTCGACGATCGCGCCGGTGTTGATGATTACACCATCACCAATGTGGCACTCCGAATTTAGCACTGCTGACGCCATGATCACGACGCCACAGCCGACCCTTGCGCTGCGAGCGATGGTGGCACTTGAATGAATGGCGGTGATCAGCTTGCAGCCGAACCTTGTTATCTGCTGAGCCGCGCGTTCGCGTTGCGAATTGTTGCCGATCCCGAGCGCCACCCTTGCGGATGCATTCTTCTCCAACCATTCAGCAGCACCGAAGACGGGAAAATCCAGCACACGTGAACCGCTGAGCGCCGGATTATCGTCGAGAAAGCCTGCAATCTGCTGCCCACCTGCGAGCAGAATCTCAGCGACGACTTTGCCGTGTCCTCCTGCACCATAAACCACGAGCGGTTCGCCCATAGCGTCAACTCGCTGCTTGCCGACAGCTCAGTTTTCCATCCGTATCGTCAGCAATAGATGCGATTGGATTTGGAAGTACTTCATCTAGGAGCCGGCTAATCGCTGCTTCGGGACTGAACTCACGTTCAGCAATATCCAACGAACGATTCCCGAAATGATTCAACTCTCGTCGACTGAGCAAAAGCCATTTTGAAACTGCTCCCGCGATCGATTCCGGCGAGAGTGGGTCGAACCGGAATCCGTTCTGCTCAGGAACTAGGCATTCGGGATGATTCCCAACTCGCGACGACAGCAGCAAGGGCAGCCCGCCCCAAAGCGCTTCGATCACCGCCAGCGGATTTGGATCCGACAGCGATGGCAGACAAAACCCATCGGCTTCGGCGTACAAATTGAGGAGTTCGCGCTGGTCTTTGTGTCCCAAGAGCGTGATCCCTAGATCAAGCGCCTGTTCCTGTATTAATCGCCTCTGCGGCCCGTCTCCGGCAATGACGATGCGCAATCGCGAGCGCTCATCTTTCTTCAGGAGCCGAATGCCGCGCAAAAACTGCAGAATCCCCTTTTCCGGTGCGAGTCTCGCAACGAGAAGAAGAGTTCGCTGGCCCCGGCCCGCTTGCAATGGATGCGTTTGCCGAAGCGTCGCGACGCGATCGCGAAAGAACCGCGGATCGACCAAATTGGGAAGACTGTGGATTCGCGCAGGCCGTGCGTACGCCTCGACATATTCCCTGGCAAGCATTCCCGGAACCGCAAATTCGCTGAAACGTCCAAGGACAAATCGGCGCAGCAGGCTAGAAATCCGGCCATTGTGTTGAATGGATGCAAGATGTGATTCAGACCAGAAGATTTTTATCTTTGATTTGTTGCTCATTCCTGTCAGCCAGACGGTTGGTGTCGTCCAAGATCCCGCAACCAGCAAAACCTCAGGCCGTGTGCGGCGGATGACAGAGACGACTTCGCGATTGAAATGGCAGGATGAACTCGCCGCATTCCAATGCACGCCGCGCAAGAAGAGGTGCGGGAAATCGAAATCAGACTCTTGGAATGTCCAATTTCGATTTGGCTCTGACGGAGCCATGAACCAGACTTGAAAGTCCCAAGTCCTCGCAGCAAGTTGCCCATGCATGAGCCGGAACTGAAACAGCCGGTACGGAGTCGGAATGTTGGTGACACAGACGAATCGAGGAGCGCTCACGACGCACACAAAATATCACGTGTACGCCCGCTTCGCGGAAATGAACACGGAGGTCACGGAGGTCACAGAGCATTCTTGGATGCGTGGTCTCAGCCACTCTCGGAATCAACAACCAACTATTCAGAAGACGTCATGAATGGCCCCGAAAGCTGGCAGCATTCATTAACTGAAAGGACACACCAACACCCCTTCGTGTTTCGGGTGCCCTCCGTGTTCAAAATCCCTTTTATTTCGGCTGCTGAGGCGGCTGAGACTGCGGAGTGGCATTCGGCAATTTCTGGCCGTCGAAGATGATCGTTGATTCAGAGCCGAAGCGTTTGTAATCCGTGTACTTGATGATCACGCGAATGCGTACGTCGCCACTCTTGAAGTGAAGCGTGTCGTCGGCGCTGGTGTAGGTCGGGAACCAGTAGACGTTGTCGATCTGCTCGCGATAGGTGGTGAAGCGCGGAAACAGATTCTCCTGGCTACCGCTGTGGATGTCGGGGACCGATTTGCCGTAGGTCTTCACGATCTGGAAGTCCTGGTTGTCCACCCAGATGCGTCCTTCGAAGCGTCGATGTTTCTTGTCGATTTGCTTGGGAGAAATGTCGAAGACATAAGTGTTCAGCTCATCTTCTTTCTGCTGTCCCAGATAAAGAATGTTGTAGTCGGGAATCTCCTCCGTGGTGAGAACGAAGGGCATCACGTTCTGCATGTCGTTCAGATCTTCGCTGGTCATCGAGATGCGCGTGAGCGTGTCGGCTGGAGCGTAGTCCACGGTAATGGTGCGCCTGCCCTGGTTGTCGAAATTAATTGACCAATCCTGGCGGTACTCGCCGTCGGCGGTGTCGCCGTCGAGGGTCTGG
The nucleotide sequence above comes from Terriglobales bacterium. Encoded proteins:
- a CDS encoding O-antigen polymerase is translated as MPIPLFNTVLLDISIWAVCVIALVVFARLSATHPATPYVIFHGWFVTGRALAILNGAPTLFSRPGGDPVDANEIARAVLLADAALIAMTGAWILAAHRNARGESPFHFEPMPLRRDLIRLVAAFAIPLGTIAMLLWSRVPGLEAPAFAARWADSSWAVVAESWVGLGLLALIYSGGFKMVLTAPFVAYLVLAGYQGNFRFRLLIPLILLVQIYVDRQGKRWPSTRACIALLACAVLFFPLKGIGQGLQAGAEPAALWQSTQRQIANVFRGTHPDEMILDELASTLTLADQHGKLFWGRTYSGILTVAVPRQWWPEKPGLADFEKEISTAARPIAADGMVVTMLGEFYLNFWYPGVILLSFATAYLLGRAFDAAYRRSYFTLARFAYLLVACNLIQVFRDGLISLFVFVAINMMPLMAIVLLHFVYPARVVRSSPLLQTPRVRAGVTEQRVS
- a CDS encoding dipeptidase, which gives rise to MLPRILLCAVVSFFTSSSLLMAQAKPSKKTGKSSSASALARQINNSALIIDTHADTTQRLLDENFDMANPPAGDKGNLDFAKAKAGNLGAEFFSIWVEPTEFKGQYAHRTLDLIDAVYQQAAKHPDKMVMVFTTTGLEFAHREHKLAALMGIEGGHSIENDIRLLRDYYHLGVRYMTLTWSNTNEWADSSGDIDDPSVQHHNGLTDFGKDVVREMNRLGMIVDISHVSDKTFYDTLLVSRAPVIASHSSARALTNHPRNMTDDMLRAIARQGGVVMVNYYSAFVDENWRKAYEAQAKDRKAAIDAVEEKYKDADPVTRYWESDKVAKEWAAKIPRPPFDDITDHIDHIAKVAGIDHVGLGSDFDGTPSMPEGMDSAADLPKITEGLLKRGYTAAQIRKILGGNFMRVFRQVEQVSKQMRAQKSQQRASAARHMSSAH
- a CDS encoding DUF5715 family protein, producing MRRFYLILLSAMIAVSAQASVHNVPRRSTTRHLSSSHRHRRHAHLRRLRYYGPPVAPELRGSRDSLLKQNLEIDQAGLQRIEDDEQLQQLEERGVLVRLEDTQYVTISPSLKDTRRYARPWTAQFVDDMGREFYEKFHKPIEVNSAVRTMEQQRKLMRHNHNAAPAEGEVASSHLAGTTVDIAKRGLTRKQHKWIADYLANLKQQDVIEPEEERRQACFHVMVSQRYPYPVAIQTKATVTPEPAPEAPVLPPLPPTQ
- a CDS encoding acetyltransferase encodes the protein MGEPLVVYGAGGHGKVVAEILLAGGQQIAGFLDDNPALSGSRVLDFPVFGAAEWLEKNASARVALGIGNNSQRERAAQQITRFGCKLITAIHSSATIARSARVGCGVVIMASAVLNSECHIGDGVIINTGAIVEHDVKINRYAHLAPRCVTGGGVEISDFAQIGIGAVVLPGKRIGAHAVIGAGAVVTDDIPPNVVVSGVPARAHS
- a CDS encoding glycosyltransferase family 4 protein — protein: MSAPRFVCVTNIPTPYRLFQFRLMHGQLAARTWDFQVWFMAPSEPNRNWTFQESDFDFPHLFLRGVHWNAASSSCHFNREVVSVIRRTRPEVLLVAGSWTTPTVWLTGMSNKSKIKIFWSESHLASIQHNGRISSLLRRFVLGRFSEFAVPGMLAREYVEAYARPARIHSLPNLVDPRFFRDRVATLRQTHPLQAGRGQRTLLLVARLAPEKGILQFLRGIRLLKKDERSRLRIVIAGDGPQRRLIQEQALDLGITLLGHKDQRELLNLYAEADGFCLPSLSDPNPLAVIEALWGGLPLLLSSRVGNHPECLVPEQNGFRFDPLSPESIAGAVSKWLLLSRRELNHFGNRSLDIAEREFSPEAAISRLLDEVLPNPIASIADDTDGKLSCRQAAS
- a CDS encoding glycosyltransferase family 4 protein: MRILLIHQAFCGPNDPGGTRHYEIALRLAAQGHEVTIVTSRYSYLTGTAKDHCIYPAGMRLLFASTLGDLHKRYVQRLLAFLSFAITSFFVAVRSGPHDIVLGTSPPISQCFPALCVALLRKKPFVLEVRDLWPEFAIALGLLRNPLLIGATKSSEKLLYRFASAIVVNSPGYTSYLQQQGVPQSKIVLVANGVDPSAFNPDDKGEEFRAAYGLANSFVVMYTGALGLANGAESLLEAASLLRHESDLNFVIVGDGKHRSNLQQMARDLGLANVLFVPAQPKTRMPGILAAADVCVATLANVSSLQVTYPNKIFDYMAAGRPTVLAIEGPIREVIQASGGGLCVNPGDTSALAEALLRLRQSPLLRTEMGLKARSYVEIHFNRAVQAKQFADLLERIVSLHEQNALERKRFRIEPAS
- a CDS encoding glycosyltransferase family 4 protein produces the protein MHICYIADARSPIAKSWISYFVGKDYRITVISSYPCSDHEIPGATTIQFPLVWTKWTNSGLNGQTSSRRPAMRVPTLPVSLQMHLRAWSAPLSIRLRSAALARVISELKPDLVHALRLPYEGLFAAGAVSSAPLLISVWGNDLTLFAERYRRLGKLTDAALRRADGLHCDCERDRKLAIAGGFSEQKPIAVLPGNGGIDTGFYFRLQREPSVLMRFRIPGNRQLVINPRGIRAYVRNETFFKAIPLVLRQVPDAFFIAPGMQGNKTAERWVRSMGISDSVLLLPVLEKEDLARLFAASEVMVSPSSHDGTPNSLLESMACGCLPVVGGVESVKEWITHEQNGLFCDESSPESLAAAMVRALNDTELKRHAACANRDLIQARADRSKVMAQAEKLYEQVVHRHVRGSAWKPRGRNALAVGAH
- a CDS encoding FkbM family methyltransferase, producing MLQSLKTRVAHVTELKPVGIAIGKLFDERIPSRGLRIHSNGLAPEVKSQLLFRTYESAEIRAVCRHLRSDLDVIELGASIGVLSCHIRRKLAIDRHLYAIEPDPDLVKLFEQNLKINGINCGVTILNRAISNISGEQSFVRGNTNLSGHTPQVCHGGSLTVEGTTMSDLIAHLGVGEYALVCDIEGLEIELLAEEFEAFRNCEQIIVELHQREYSDSERLIQQLQHAHRFSLQARYGSVYVLTRSARVEKQYVRAGRQTA